A part of Diceros bicornis minor isolate mBicDic1 chromosome 10, mDicBic1.mat.cur, whole genome shotgun sequence genomic DNA contains:
- the CTLA4 gene encoding cytotoxic T-lymphocyte protein 4 isoform X1: MACVGFRRCAARLDPAPRTWPCTALFSLLFIPVFSKGVHVAQPAVVLASSRGVASFVCEYGSSGKAAEVRVTVLRQAGSEMTEVCAATYTVEKELTFLDDSTCSGTSSGNQVNLTIQGLRAMDTGLYICKVELMYPPPYYVGMGNGTQIYVIDPEPCPDSDFLLWVLAAVSSGLFFYSFLITAVSLSRMLKKRSPLTTGVYVKMPPTEPECEKQFQPYFIPIN, from the exons ATGGCTTGTGTTGGGTTCCGGAGGTGTGCGGCTCGGCTGGACCCGGCTCCCAGGACCTGGCCCTGCACTGCcctattttctctcctcttcatccCCGTCTTCTCCAAAG GGGTGCACGTGGCCCAGCCCGCCGTGGTGCTGGCCAGCAGCCGGGGTGTGGCCAGCTTTGTGTGTGAGTACGGGTCTTCAGGCAAAGCCGCCGAGGTCCGAGTGACAGTGCTGCGGCAGGCCGGCAGCGAGATGACTGAAGTCTGTGCCGCGACGTACACGGTGGAGAAGGAGTTGACCTTTCTAGATGATTCCACCTGCAGCGGTACCTCCAGTGGAAACCAAGTGAACCTCACCATCCAAGGGCTGAGGGCCATGGACACGGGGCTCTACATCTGCAAGGTGGAGCTCATGTACCCGCCGCCCTACTATGTGGGCATGGGCAACGGAACCCAGATTTATGTCATCG ACCCAGAACCATGCCCAGATTCTGATTTCCTCCTCTGGGTCCTGGCAGCAGTCAGTTCCGGGTTGTTTTTCTACAGCTTCCTTATCACAGCTGTTTCTTTGAGCAGAATG CTAAAGAAAAGAAGTCCTCTTACTACAGGGGTCTATGTGAAAATGCCCCCAACGGAGCCAGAATGTGAAAAGCAATTTCAGCCTTATTTTATTCCCATCAATTGA
- the CTLA4 gene encoding cytotoxic T-lymphocyte protein 4 isoform X2, translated as MACVGFRRCAARLDPAPRTWPCTALFSLLFIPVFSKGVHVAQPAVVLASSRGVASFVCEYGSSGKAAEVRVTVLRQAGSEMTEVCAATYTVEKELTFLDDSTCSGTSSGNQVNLTIQGLRAMDTGLYICKVELMYPPPYYVGMGNGTQIYVIAKEKKSSYYRGLCENAPNGARM; from the exons ATGGCTTGTGTTGGGTTCCGGAGGTGTGCGGCTCGGCTGGACCCGGCTCCCAGGACCTGGCCCTGCACTGCcctattttctctcctcttcatccCCGTCTTCTCCAAAG GGGTGCACGTGGCCCAGCCCGCCGTGGTGCTGGCCAGCAGCCGGGGTGTGGCCAGCTTTGTGTGTGAGTACGGGTCTTCAGGCAAAGCCGCCGAGGTCCGAGTGACAGTGCTGCGGCAGGCCGGCAGCGAGATGACTGAAGTCTGTGCCGCGACGTACACGGTGGAGAAGGAGTTGACCTTTCTAGATGATTCCACCTGCAGCGGTACCTCCAGTGGAAACCAAGTGAACCTCACCATCCAAGGGCTGAGGGCCATGGACACGGGGCTCTACATCTGCAAGGTGGAGCTCATGTACCCGCCGCCCTACTATGTGGGCATGGGCAACGGAACCCAGATTTATGTCATCG CTAAAGAAAAGAAGTCCTCTTACTACAGGGGTCTATGTGAAAATGCCCCCAACGGAGCCAGAATGTGA